In Aquimarina spinulae, a single window of DNA contains:
- a CDS encoding bifunctional riboflavin kinase/FAD synthetase gives MKRYINAKTYDSQIQSVVTIGTFDGVHIGHKKIIERLIESARKNNLESVILTFFPHPRMVLQQDSDIKLINTIDERIQILEKTGLDNLVIHPFTKEFSRLSAGEYVQQMLIDCLKAKHVIIGYDHRFGRNRNSNITDLASYGVQNDFTVEEISKQDLDDVAVSSTKIRKALFDGNITKANAYLGYCFMLTGKVVKGKRLGRKLNYPTANLHIEEDYKLIPKNGVYIVKSFIDSKTYFGMMNIGTNPTVNGTKQTIETHFFDTSFNLYDKKIQIEMIKRIRDEKKFDSLEQLQDAMQEDEDFSRDFINSLV, from the coding sequence ATGAAACGTTATATAAATGCAAAAACATACGATAGCCAGATTCAATCTGTAGTTACTATAGGTACTTTTGATGGTGTACATATTGGCCACAAAAAAATAATAGAACGCCTGATAGAAAGTGCCAGAAAAAATAATTTGGAGTCGGTTATTCTTACATTTTTTCCTCACCCCAGAATGGTGTTACAACAAGATTCTGATATCAAGCTTATCAATACTATTGATGAGCGTATACAGATTTTAGAAAAGACCGGACTAGACAATCTGGTTATTCATCCATTTACCAAAGAATTCTCTCGTCTAAGCGCAGGAGAATATGTACAACAGATGCTTATCGACTGCCTTAAAGCAAAACATGTTATTATAGGATATGATCATCGATTTGGACGCAATCGTAATTCTAATATTACAGATCTTGCTTCTTATGGTGTACAAAATGATTTTACTGTAGAAGAAATTTCTAAGCAAGATCTTGATGATGTTGCCGTAAGTTCTACCAAAATCAGAAAAGCATTATTCGATGGGAATATTACCAAAGCAAATGCATATCTGGGATATTGCTTTATGCTAACTGGTAAGGTAGTAAAAGGAAAAAGATTAGGGCGTAAACTTAACTATCCGACCGCTAATTTACATATCGAAGAAGATTACAAATTAATCCCAAAAAACGGAGTTTATATTGTAAAATCATTTATTGATAGCAAAACCTATTTTGGGATGATGAATATCGGTACAAACCCTACGGTAAATGGCACCAAACAAACGATAGAAACGCATTTCTTTGACACTTCTTTTAATTTATATGACAAAAAGATTCAGATCGAAATGATAAAACGTATTCGGGATGAGAAAAAATTTGATTCTCTAGAGCAATTACAAGATGCTATGCAGGAAGATGAAGATTTCTCTCGTGATTTTATAAATTCTTTAGTATGA
- the pth gene encoding aminoacyl-tRNA hydrolase: protein MFSIIKKLFSKQPHETQEDLMKKFLVAGLGNIGPKYHNTRHNIGFKILDALVKEENLVFETKKLGDLTTYKHKGRTIILLKPNTYMNLSGKAVRYWLEKEKIPLENLLVVTDDINLSFGTIRLKSKGSAGGHNGLKDIEAQLQTSKYCRFRFGVGNEFGKGRQVDYVLGEWSPEEESSIPERLEKGIALIKSFATAGTSNTMNTFNGK from the coding sequence ATGTTTTCGATAATTAAAAAATTATTTTCTAAACAACCCCATGAAACTCAAGAAGATCTCATGAAAAAATTTCTTGTTGCGGGTCTCGGTAATATTGGTCCAAAATACCACAATACTCGTCATAATATCGGTTTTAAAATTCTGGATGCTTTGGTCAAAGAAGAAAATCTCGTTTTTGAAACCAAAAAACTAGGTGACCTTACTACATACAAACACAAAGGGAGAACCATTATACTTCTTAAACCTAATACCTATATGAACCTTAGCGGAAAAGCAGTTCGATATTGGCTAGAGAAAGAAAAAATACCTTTAGAAAATCTTTTGGTTGTAACCGATGACATCAATCTCTCTTTTGGTACTATCCGACTCAAATCCAAAGGTAGTGCCGGTGGTCATAATGGACTTAAAGATATCGAAGCACAATTACAAACTTCTAAATATTGTAGATTTAGATTTGGAGTTGGCAATGAATTTGGAAAAGGCAGGCAAGTAGATTATGTGCTGGGAGAGTGGAGCCCTGAAGAAGAATCTTCTATACCAGAACGATTAGAAAAAGGAATCGCTTTGATCAAATCTTTTGCCACTGCGGGAACATCAAATACAATGAATACCTTTAACGGAAAATAA
- a CDS encoding 50S ribosomal protein L25/general stress protein Ctc: MKSLTINASQRESVGKKATKALRNAGQVPCVIYGGDTIVHFAAPEIAFKNLVYTPDVHTVVIALDNGTKINAILQDIQFHPVTDKILHIDFIEIFDDRPITMQIPFRTTGNSRGVRNGGVLRFNLRRIKVKGLSSNLPDVIEGDITNLKIGNKLTVTDIANDNFTILHPDNTVVCMVRTSRTAVEDEEEEEETEGAAEGATEGAEAPAAEA; the protein is encoded by the coding sequence ATGAAATCATTAACAATCAATGCATCTCAAAGAGAAAGCGTAGGCAAGAAAGCAACAAAAGCCTTACGTAATGCTGGACAGGTACCTTGTGTTATTTATGGTGGAGACACTATTGTACACTTTGCAGCGCCAGAAATTGCTTTCAAAAACTTAGTGTATACTCCAGACGTTCATACCGTGGTAATAGCGTTGGATAATGGTACAAAAATAAATGCTATCCTACAGGATATCCAATTTCATCCTGTAACCGATAAAATTTTACACATCGATTTTATTGAAATTTTTGACGATAGACCAATTACGATGCAGATTCCTTTCAGAACAACAGGAAATTCTCGTGGTGTTCGTAATGGAGGTGTGCTACGTTTTAACTTAAGACGTATTAAAGTAAAAGGTCTTTCATCTAATCTTCCAGATGTTATAGAAGGAGACATCACTAATCTAAAAATCGGAAATAAATTAACTGTTACCGATATAGCAAATGATAACTTTACTATCCTACATCCCGACAATACTGTTGTTTGTATGGTTAGAACATCTCGTACAGCAGTTGAAGACGAAGAAGAAGAAGAAGAAACTGAAGGTGCAGCTGAAGGTGCAACCGAAGGCGCAGAAGCTCCTGCAGCAGAAGCATAA
- a CDS encoding ribose-phosphate pyrophosphokinase, whose product MPTAVTEAKFFTCSQSTELAEKIVTAYGAKLGNVITSTYSDGEFQPSFEESVRGSRVFIIGSTHPNSDHLMEMLLMLDAAKRASARHITAVMPYYGWARQDRKDKPRVPIAAKLIAKMLETAGATRIITMDLHADQIQGFFEKPVDHLFASTIFLPYLQSLKLDDLTIASPDMGGSKRAYAYSKALMSDVVICYKQRAKANVISHMELIGDVTGKNVVLVDDMVDTAGTLTKAADLMIERGAKSVRAICTHPILSGNAYERLENSKLEELIVTDSIPLKQKSSKIRVVSCANLFADVMNRVHNNQSISSNFIM is encoded by the coding sequence ATGCCAACCGCAGTTACAGAAGCAAAATTTTTTACATGTAGTCAAAGTACCGAACTTGCAGAAAAAATAGTAACTGCCTATGGTGCTAAATTAGGTAATGTTATTACATCTACCTATAGTGATGGTGAGTTTCAACCTTCTTTTGAAGAATCTGTAAGAGGGTCCAGAGTTTTTATTATTGGATCAACACATCCAAATTCTGATCATCTTATGGAAATGTTATTAATGCTTGATGCTGCCAAAAGAGCCTCTGCAAGACATATTACAGCAGTAATGCCATATTATGGATGGGCTCGCCAGGACAGAAAAGACAAACCAAGAGTTCCTATCGCTGCAAAGTTAATTGCAAAAATGCTGGAAACAGCAGGAGCTACAAGAATCATCACAATGGATCTACATGCAGATCAAATTCAGGGATTCTTTGAAAAGCCAGTAGATCACCTTTTTGCATCTACTATCTTCTTACCTTACTTACAGTCATTAAAGCTGGATGATCTTACGATTGCTTCACCAGATATGGGAGGATCAAAAAGAGCTTATGCTTATTCTAAAGCATTAATGAGTGATGTAGTAATATGCTATAAGCAAAGAGCTAAAGCCAATGTAATTTCACATATGGAACTCATAGGAGATGTTACCGGAAAAAATGTAGTATTAGTAGATGACATGGTAGATACTGCCGGAACATTAACCAAAGCGGCAGATCTAATGATAGAGAGAGGTGCAAAAAGTGTTAGAGCAATCTGTACTCACCCTATCCTTTCGGGTAATGCTTATGAGCGATTAGAAAACTCGAAACTAGAAGAATTAATTGTAACCGATTCTATTCCTCTAAAACAAAAAAGTAGTAAAATCAGAGTTGTAAGCTGTGCAAATCTATTTGCAGATGTGATGAACCGAGTTCATAACAATCAGTCGATCAGTTCTAACTTTATAATGTAA
- a CDS encoding UpxY family transcription antiterminator gives MNTAKPNQTIYPRVVLERRRKRNEKNWYIFYTSPRAEKIVYSDLLAREYDAFLPLTRTLKVWKNRQKKLIESPLFPGYIFVNTKMSEIYDISRLPKIATYIKCGQNPSVISPNDINTIKKMLLLEEDVSVETTFYEGEQVKIIHGPLTGHEGILVEQKGKTRFGIRLKEINHTVFINVCTNILQKINSSNPVKER, from the coding sequence ATGAATACAGCTAAACCTAATCAGACCATATACCCTAGAGTGGTATTGGAAAGAAGAAGAAAAAGAAATGAAAAAAACTGGTATATTTTTTATACCTCTCCACGCGCCGAAAAAATAGTATACAGTGATCTTTTGGCAAGAGAATATGATGCGTTTCTTCCATTAACAAGAACATTGAAAGTATGGAAAAATAGACAGAAGAAACTTATAGAATCTCCACTTTTTCCAGGTTATATTTTTGTAAACACTAAAATGAGTGAGATTTATGATATCTCAAGACTTCCCAAAATAGCTACATATATTAAATGTGGACAAAATCCTTCAGTCATTTCACCAAATGATATAAATACTATCAAAAAAATGCTATTACTTGAAGAAGATGTTTCTGTTGAAACTACTTTTTATGAAGGAGAACAAGTAAAAATTATTCATGGACCATTAACTGGTCACGAAGGCATTTTGGTAGAACAAAAAGGTAAAACAAGATTTGGGATTCGTCTCAAAGAAATAAACCATACCGTGTTTATTAATGTTTGTACCAATATTTTACAAAAAATAAATAGTTCCAATCCGGTTAAAGAAAGGTAA